A segment of the Rhizobium sp. ZPR4 genome:
GCGAAACGCCATAGAGACCGCCGACCAGCCTATCGCCTTCCCAGGCCTCGACGGAATGGGCATGGCCGATGTGATGCAGGGTAGCGTAGAGCGAGCGGATCGTATCGTTGATCCAGGTGCTGGGGCGGTTGCTCGTCTGCTCGCCGCAAGCTGCGATCACCGCCTCGAAATCCGTGTCAAAACGGATGTCGAAGGGGTTTTGACGGATCTTCTTGGCGAGGCTTTTGGAGACGTGGAACGTATCGAGGGGAATGATCCCCCGCAATTCCGGCTCGACCCAGAAGATCTCCGGATCGTCTGCCGATTCGGCCATCGGGAAAAGCCCGATGGAGTAGGCGCGCAGCAAGATCTCCGGGGTAATGCCGGGACGTTTGCCGCGCGCTCCGGGCATAGGCTAGGCCGATGTGTTCGCCAGGTAGTTTTCCAGCCAATGGATATCGTAATCGCCGTTGGCGATATCCTGATTGGAAACCAGATCCTGGAACAGCGGCAGGGTGGTCTTGATGCCGTCCACCACGAATTCGTCAAGCGCGCGGCGCAGGCGCATCATGCACTCGACGCGGGTGCGCCCGTGCACGATCAGCTTGCCGATGAGGCTGTCGTAGTAGGGGGGGATCCTGTAGCCCTGATAGGCACCGGAATCGATACGAACACCAAGGCCGCCGGGCGCATGGAAATGCGTGATCGTGCCGGGCGAGGGCACGAAGGTGCGGGCATCTTCGGCGTTGATGCGGCATTCGATGGCATGGCCGTGGAAGTGCACTTCGTCCTGCGTCACCGAGAGACCGCCGCCGGAAGCGACGCGGATCTGCTCATGCACGAGGTCGATGCCGGTGATGGCTTCCGTGACCGGATGCTCCACCTGCAGGCGGGTGTTCATTTCGATGAAATAGAACTCGCCGTTCTCGTAGAGGAACTCGATCGTGCCGGCGCCGCGATATTTGAGCTTCTTCATGGCGTCGGCGCAGATATTGCCGATCTTCATGCGCTGCTCGACGTTGAGAGCCGGAGAATTGGCTTCTTCCCAGACCTTCT
Coding sequences within it:
- the aat gene encoding leucyl/phenylalanyl-tRNA--protein transferase, which gives rise to MPGARGKRPGITPEILLRAYSIGLFPMAESADDPEIFWVEPELRGIIPLDTFHVSKSLAKKIRQNPFDIRFDTDFEAVIAACGEQTSNRPSTWINDTIRSLYATLHHIGHAHSVEAWEGDRLVGGLYGVSLGSAFFGESMFSRRTDASKICLVYLVQRLRERGFTLLDTQFTTEHLKTFGAIDVPKDAYATMLEKAMESPNLSFSGGGNLPEMN